From a region of the Pseudomonas fulva 12-X genome:
- the stpA gene encoding glucosylglycerol 3-phosphatase, translating to MIVTETAYSLDPSALLDSLNGTENLLIIQDLDGVCMDLVRDPLTRTLDPAYLQAARDLDGHFQVLTNGEHIGSRGVNHLVEQALGSTQRCREQGLYLPGLAAGGVQLQDRHGRIAHPGVSADELAFLAAAPAWLSQSLKTLLQQAPYHLADGDIERLLASSVLDNPVSPTLNLNAFHHHWQGQPDLYARLQTDGAALLQQLLDKAAAQGLAQSFFVHYAPNLGRGAGGRERLRPAQGAAAGTTDLQLMLRGAVKEAGVLVILNRYYGQRTGIYPLGDEFNVRQAPTSLQGLLQLAVERFEPQHMPRLVGVGDTLTSTAVTADDGSIQWLRGGSDRGFLTLVQQLGEAFGQNNRVLYIDSSRGEVQRPGVDADSLRAHPNEPWPALAGITDAEDPLRLNALFAGGPRQYVEFFCALASARQPG from the coding sequence ATGATTGTGACCGAAACCGCGTATTCGCTCGACCCTTCTGCGCTGCTCGACAGCCTCAACGGCACCGAAAACCTGCTGATCATCCAGGATCTGGATGGCGTATGCATGGATCTGGTGCGCGATCCCCTCACCCGCACGCTTGACCCCGCCTATCTGCAGGCCGCCCGCGACCTGGATGGCCATTTCCAGGTGCTGACCAATGGCGAGCATATCGGCAGCCGCGGTGTGAACCACCTGGTCGAACAGGCCCTCGGCTCGACGCAGCGCTGCCGGGAACAGGGCTTGTACCTGCCCGGGCTCGCAGCCGGGGGCGTGCAGCTGCAGGATCGCCACGGGCGCATCGCTCATCCGGGCGTCAGCGCCGATGAGCTGGCGTTTCTGGCCGCCGCGCCCGCGTGGTTGAGCCAGTCACTGAAGACGCTGCTGCAACAGGCGCCCTACCATCTGGCGGATGGTGACATCGAGCGGCTGCTGGCCAGCAGCGTGCTCGACAATCCGGTGTCGCCGACGCTCAACCTCAACGCCTTCCACCATCACTGGCAGGGCCAGCCAGATCTGTATGCGCGCCTGCAAACCGATGGTGCCGCGCTACTGCAGCAGCTGCTCGACAAGGCCGCCGCCCAGGGTTTGGCGCAGTCGTTCTTCGTGCATTACGCGCCCAACCTTGGCCGTGGTGCCGGCGGCCGCGAGCGCCTGCGCCCGGCGCAAGGCGCGGCAGCCGGCACCACCGATCTGCAACTGATGCTGCGCGGCGCCGTCAAGGAAGCCGGCGTGCTGGTCATCCTCAACCGCTATTACGGCCAGCGCACCGGCATCTATCCGCTGGGCGATGAGTTCAACGTGCGCCAGGCGCCGACCAGTCTCCAGGGGCTGCTGCAGCTGGCGGTCGAACGCTTCGAGCCGCAACACATGCCGCGTCTGGTCGGCGTCGGCGACACCCTGACCAGCACCGCCGTCACGGCTGACGATGGCAGCATCCAGTGGCTGCGCGGCGGCAGCGACCGTGGCTTTCTCACTCTGGTGCAGCAGCTCGGCGAGGCATTCGGGCAGAACAACCGCGTGCTGTACATCGACAGCAGTCGGGGCGAAGTGCAGCGCCCCGGCGTGGATGCCGACTCTCTGCGAGCCCACCCGAACGAGCCCTGGCCGGCGCTGGCAGGCATCACCGATGCCGAGGATCCGCTGCGCCTGAACGCCCTCTTCGCGGGCGGGCCGCGCCAGTACGTCGAATTCTTCTGCGCGCTGGCCAGTGCGCGCCAGCCCGGCTGA
- a CDS encoding peptidylprolyl isomerase, which produces MAKATARHILVATEAKCNELKAAIEGGADFAQVAKDNSSCPSSRDGGNLGSFGPGQMVKEFDTVVFSAPVNVVQGPVKTQFGYHLLEVTSRQD; this is translated from the coding sequence ATGGCCAAAGCCACTGCCCGCCACATCCTGGTTGCCACCGAAGCGAAGTGCAACGAACTGAAAGCTGCCATCGAAGGCGGTGCCGATTTCGCCCAGGTCGCCAAAGACAACTCCAGCTGCCCATCCAGCCGTGACGGCGGCAACCTGGGCTCCTTCGGCCCGGGTCAGATGGTCAAGGAATTCGACACCGTGGTATTCAGCGCCCCGGTGAACGTGGTGCAGGGTCCGGTGAAGACCCAGTTCGGCTACCACCTGCTCGAAGTGACCAGCCGCCAGGACTGA
- a CDS encoding LysR family transcriptional regulator, producing the protein MDTLRGIESFVKAVESGSIAAGARLLGISAAAASQNIARLEASLGIRLLTRTTRSLALTESGELYFSQVRNVLRDLELARSNATLQHYQPQGRLRIASSAAFGRYVLAPMLPAFAARYPRIACELSTTDRSVNHIQESVDISIRIPQQLEDGLVARHIASVPSIYCASPAYLHKAGTPRTPEQLSQHDCLAFKVAVDGRLMPWRFVRDGVRFDAPLRVALVSDDIDVLARVAVNGGGITRLAAFVAEPLLASGQLLPLFGAPGDAGSQALIEPLDYYLCVRERSDLTPKVRAFIEHVLHSLRDDWRP; encoded by the coding sequence ATGGATACCCTGCGTGGCATCGAGAGTTTCGTGAAGGCGGTGGAGAGCGGCAGCATTGCCGCGGGCGCGCGCCTTTTGGGTATCAGCGCGGCGGCGGCCAGCCAGAACATCGCCCGACTGGAAGCATCTCTGGGCATTCGCCTGCTGACCCGCACCACCCGCAGCCTGGCCCTGACCGAAAGTGGCGAGCTGTATTTCAGCCAGGTACGCAACGTGCTGCGTGACCTGGAACTGGCGCGTAGCAACGCCACCCTGCAGCACTACCAGCCCCAGGGCCGCCTGCGCATCGCCTCCAGCGCCGCCTTCGGCCGTTATGTGCTGGCGCCTATGCTGCCGGCCTTCGCCGCCCGCTACCCGCGCATCGCCTGTGAGCTCAGCACCACCGATCGCAGCGTCAATCACATCCAGGAATCGGTGGATATCAGCATCCGCATTCCCCAGCAGCTCGAAGACGGCCTGGTGGCCCGACATATCGCCAGCGTGCCGTCGATCTACTGCGCCTCACCGGCTTATCTGCACAAAGCCGGTACGCCTCGCACGCCCGAGCAACTCAGCCAACACGACTGCCTGGCCTTCAAGGTCGCGGTGGATGGAAGGCTGATGCCCTGGCGCTTCGTGCGCGACGGCGTGCGTTTCGACGCACCGCTTCGCGTGGCGTTGGTCAGTGACGATATCGACGTGCTGGCTCGGGTGGCGGTCAATGGCGGCGGCATCACCCGCCTGGCGGCTTTCGTCGCCGAGCCGCTGCTGGCGAGCGGGCAGTTGCTGCCGTTGTTCGGGGCGCCCGGAGATGCCGGCAGTCAGGCGCTGATCGAGCCGCTGGACTATTACCTATGCGTGCGCGAGCGCTCTGATCTGACGCCCAAGGTGCGCGCCTTCATCGAGCATGTGCTGCACAGCCTGCGCGACGACTGGCGCCCCTGA
- a CDS encoding DUF2167 domain-containing protein: MYYKELLLAGLLATAVPLSWADQAPQAPDAQESAAQEGAAEGEYMSEEQFLDSLNFRSGKVVLGGNLATLNLPDNMVFLDGDDAERVLVQAWGNPPDEKPPLGMILPKGVSPLAEESWAVTVEYEESGYVSDEDAADIDYNDMLKDLQQSAEEDNKWRAENGYEPVSIVGWASAPHYDAEGKKLHWAKEVQFGDSDEHTLNYNIRVLGRKGVLVLNFIAGMHQLPQIEQNVPAVLAMTDFNDGNRYADFNPDLDKVAAYGLGALIAGKAAAKVGLFAAALVLLKKLWILPVLLIGWIWRRITGKKSEAQSAPVEPQEQQQAPAEPARNEVPPPASSVMDLNNAPDDKHK, encoded by the coding sequence ATGTACTACAAGGAGTTGTTGTTGGCCGGCCTGCTGGCCACCGCTGTTCCGCTGAGCTGGGCCGACCAGGCGCCGCAAGCCCCGGATGCCCAGGAAAGTGCCGCTCAGGAAGGCGCTGCCGAGGGCGAGTACATGAGCGAGGAGCAATTTCTCGACAGCCTCAATTTCCGCAGCGGCAAGGTGGTGCTGGGCGGCAACCTGGCGACCCTCAACCTGCCGGACAACATGGTTTTCCTCGATGGTGACGATGCCGAGCGCGTGCTGGTCCAGGCCTGGGGTAACCCGCCGGACGAGAAGCCGCCGCTGGGCATGATTCTGCCCAAGGGCGTCTCGCCGCTGGCCGAGGAATCCTGGGCGGTAACCGTCGAATACGAGGAGAGCGGCTATGTATCCGACGAGGATGCTGCCGACATCGACTACAACGACATGCTCAAGGACCTGCAGCAAAGCGCCGAGGAAGACAACAAGTGGCGCGCGGAGAACGGTTACGAGCCCGTCTCCATCGTTGGCTGGGCCTCCGCGCCGCACTACGATGCCGAGGGCAAGAAATTGCACTGGGCCAAGGAAGTGCAGTTCGGCGACAGCGACGAGCACACCCTCAACTACAACATCCGCGTGCTGGGCCGTAAGGGCGTACTTGTGCTGAACTTCATCGCCGGTATGCACCAGCTGCCGCAGATCGAACAGAACGTGCCGGCGGTGCTGGCGATGACCGATTTCAATGATGGCAACCGTTACGCCGACTTCAATCCGGACCTCGACAAGGTCGCTGCCTATGGCCTCGGCGCGCTGATCGCCGGCAAGGCCGCAGCCAAGGTCGGCCTGTTCGCCGCGGCTCTGGTGCTGCTGAAGAAGCTGTGGATCCTGCCCGTGTTGCTGATTGGCTGGATATGGCGACGCATCACCGGCAAGAAATCCGAGGCGCAGTCAGCGCCGGTCGAGCCTCAGGAGCAGCAACAGGCCCCGGCCGAGCCGGCGCGCAACGAGGTGCCGCCGCCCGCTTCAAGCGTGATGGATCTGAACAACGCGCCTGACGACAAGCACAAGTAA
- a CDS encoding MFS transporter permease, translating into MDNIYQTPSADLLPQERASDTFFVTSTRKLYLLYFFTLGFYSIYWVYKHWDRQRASMLPKKINPAARSIFHIFFIHSLCRLIQGQLQAKGLGEWKYSAIAWTYIVMVFAGNGLSRVESFGHPILDIVLMVAATLVTAWPLATIQQQANLASGDSAGEQNSRFSLANWLCMLPGILLWLLIVIAMFLPE; encoded by the coding sequence ATGGACAACATCTACCAGACACCGAGCGCCGACCTCCTGCCTCAGGAGCGCGCCAGCGACACCTTTTTCGTCACCTCCACCCGCAAGCTGTACCTGTTGTATTTCTTCACCCTCGGCTTCTACTCGATCTACTGGGTGTACAAACACTGGGACCGCCAGCGCGCCAGCATGCTGCCGAAGAAGATCAACCCGGCCGCGCGTTCGATCTTTCATATCTTCTTCATCCACTCGCTGTGCCGGCTGATTCAGGGCCAACTGCAGGCCAAGGGCCTTGGCGAGTGGAAATACAGCGCCATCGCCTGGACCTACATCGTCATGGTGTTCGCCGGCAACGGCCTTTCCCGTGTCGAGAGCTTTGGCCATCCGATACTGGACATCGTACTGATGGTCGCCGCCACCCTGGTCACCGCCTGGCCGCTGGCAACCATCCAGCAACAGGCCAACCTGGCCAGCGGTGACAGTGCCGGCGAGCAGAACAGCCGCTTCAGCCTGGCCAACTGGCTGTGCATGCTGCCCGGCATCCTGCTCTGGCTGCTCATCGTCATCGCGATGTTCCTACCCGAGTGA
- a CDS encoding inositol monophosphatase family protein, translating into MSDSPLASPDTDPLAARYDFAKRVALEAAERAMAFYVRRRDLAVEHKGGDLQDVVSIADQQVEAFIRSELATHFPDDGVVGEEGGSAGLQARYIWVIDPIDCTACFLNGLHNWCVSIGLMVDGEPMLGAIADPNHGELFHGFVGRGAFVNDTPLQAHGAAHVREGLVGVGTTHRPGKEHFLPFLHGLLDAGGMFVRNGSGALMTAYVAAGRLIGYYETHLKSWDCLAGLVLVREAGGRSNDFLRGDGLLAGNPYLVAAPGVYEQLAVLVGPSLDAP; encoded by the coding sequence ATGTCCGATTCCCCGCTGGCCAGCCCAGACACCGACCCGCTAGCTGCCCGCTACGACTTTGCCAAACGGGTGGCGCTGGAGGCGGCCGAACGGGCCATGGCCTTTTATGTGCGGCGCCGCGACCTCGCCGTGGAGCACAAGGGCGGCGATCTGCAGGATGTGGTGAGCATCGCCGATCAACAGGTCGAGGCGTTCATTCGCAGCGAGCTGGCCACGCACTTTCCGGATGACGGCGTGGTGGGCGAAGAGGGCGGCAGCGCGGGCCTGCAGGCGCGCTACATCTGGGTGATCGACCCCATCGACTGTACCGCGTGTTTTCTCAATGGCCTGCACAACTGGTGCGTGTCCATCGGCCTTATGGTGGACGGCGAGCCGATGCTCGGCGCTATTGCCGATCCCAATCACGGCGAACTGTTCCATGGTTTCGTCGGGCGCGGCGCCTTCGTCAACGACACGCCGTTGCAGGCCCATGGCGCCGCGCATGTGCGTGAGGGTTTGGTCGGCGTCGGCACCACCCATCGCCCCGGCAAGGAACACTTTCTGCCATTTCTGCATGGCCTGCTCGATGCCGGTGGGATGTTCGTGCGCAACGGTTCCGGTGCGCTGATGACCGCCTACGTCGCCGCCGGGCGGCTGATCGGCTATTACGAAACTCACCTGAAAAGCTGGGACTGCCTGGCCGGCCTGGTGTTGGTGCGCGAGGCCGGCGGGCGCAGCAACGACTTCCTGCGTGGTGACGGTTTGCTCGCCGGCAATCCCTATCTGGTGGCGGCGCCCGGCGTGTACGAACAGCTGGCGGTATTGGTCGGGCCGTCCCTGGACGCGCCCTGA
- a CDS encoding GFA family protein → MANLDRNGSCLCGAVTLTLRITSPSVSACHCATCRKWGGGPLLVAEGELAQLSGEQQVRIHDSSEWAERGFCDQCGSHLFYRLKSNGHHAVPVGLLDDHDDWQFDSQIFIESRPAYYCFANQTRELTGEQVFAEFNPD, encoded by the coding sequence ATGGCTAATCTCGACCGAAACGGCAGTTGCCTGTGTGGCGCCGTCACCCTGACCTTGCGCATCACCAGCCCCAGCGTCAGCGCCTGCCACTGCGCGACTTGCCGCAAATGGGGCGGCGGCCCGCTGCTGGTGGCCGAAGGTGAACTGGCGCAGCTCAGTGGCGAGCAGCAGGTGCGCATCCACGACTCGTCGGAATGGGCCGAGCGCGGCTTCTGCGACCAGTGCGGCAGCCACTTGTTCTATCGCCTGAAAAGCAACGGCCACCATGCGGTGCCGGTGGGCCTGCTCGATGATCATGACGACTGGCAGTTCGACAGCCAGATCTTCATCGAATCCAGACCGGCCTATTACTGCTTCGCCAACCAGACACGCGAGCTGACCGGCGAACAGGTGTTCGCCGAGTTCAACCCGGACTGA
- a CDS encoding CAP domain-containing protein yields the protein MSDSPKRVRQIVTAALLLCASAAGTARGDEADQLAKLINSYREAGQGCGGQASPAAGPLAPDRRLAGQQVNSSEQLQQALQQAGYQAEAVQLIRVTGPDTPQAAMAMLQQSYCKQLQDAQFADIGVRHEGNSWQVVLARALLPARLGDWQEEGKAILAAVNKARSSARQCGDQPFDAAEPLTWNDALGQAALAHSRDMAMNSLFSHQGSDRSLVGARATAAGYDWTVIGENIAAGQGRAQQVVEGWLASPSHCYNLMNPDFREMGAAYASNPQSQATIYWTQVFGAVGRSGL from the coding sequence ATGAGTGATTCACCCAAGCGGGTTCGGCAAATCGTTACGGCAGCGTTGCTGCTTTGCGCGAGTGCCGCAGGGACTGCGAGGGGCGATGAAGCCGACCAACTGGCCAAATTGATCAACAGTTACCGCGAGGCGGGGCAGGGCTGCGGCGGGCAAGCCAGTCCGGCCGCCGGCCCGTTGGCGCCTGATCGGCGGCTGGCCGGGCAGCAGGTCAATTCATCCGAGCAATTGCAGCAGGCGCTGCAGCAGGCCGGCTACCAGGCCGAAGCCGTGCAACTGATCCGCGTCACCGGCCCGGACACGCCGCAAGCGGCCATGGCCATGCTGCAGCAGTCGTACTGCAAGCAGTTGCAGGACGCGCAGTTCGCCGATATCGGCGTGCGCCACGAGGGCAACAGCTGGCAGGTGGTACTGGCCCGCGCGCTGCTGCCGGCACGTCTGGGCGACTGGCAGGAGGAAGGCAAGGCGATTCTGGCCGCGGTCAACAAGGCCCGTAGTTCAGCGCGCCAATGTGGCGACCAGCCCTTCGATGCCGCCGAGCCGCTGACCTGGAACGATGCCCTGGGCCAGGCCGCCCTGGCCCACAGTCGCGACATGGCGATGAACAGCCTGTTCAGCCACCAGGGCAGCGACCGCAGCCTGGTCGGTGCCCGCGCCACTGCCGCAGGCTACGACTGGACGGTGATCGGCGAGAACATTGCCGCCGGTCAGGGGCGCGCCCAGCAGGTGGTCGAGGGCTGGCTGGCCAGCCCGTCGCACTGCTACAACCTGATGAACCCGGACTTCCGGGAAATGGGTGCAGCCTACGCCAGCAACCCGCAGAGCCAGGCGACCATCTACTGGACTCAGGTATTTGGGGCGGTGGGGCGTTCAGGGCTCTAG
- a CDS encoding zinc-binding metallopeptidase family protein, with protein MNRFFQALGLRIGDSAMQTRSPSQKALGKCTCGQPIFFRNSQCLACQSPLGYEPERGQMVTLHAGEGPHSWRIDGDVRRYRRCANLHSAAGCNWLLPHTSAGELCIACQLNRTIPDLSIPGNEQRWARLEIAKRRLVAQLLNLGLPLISKREDAERGLAFDFLGPDLSGQPPVTGHARGLITLNIAEADDDVREQTRIQLHEPYRTLLGHFRHEVGHYYWDRLIAGTPRLNGYRRLFGDERADYGAALQRHYEQGPPADWQASFVSAYATMHPWEDWAETWAHYLHMMDTLDTALSFGMRAGDVELEFRPFTRAALSDPHDPQADEFLRFINAWIELAAMLNELARSMGHKDLYPFVLCPAVVGKLQFIHQVVEAASPIN; from the coding sequence ATGAACCGGTTCTTCCAGGCCCTTGGCCTGCGCATTGGCGACTCGGCCATGCAAACTCGCTCGCCCAGCCAGAAAGCCCTTGGCAAATGCACCTGCGGCCAGCCTATCTTCTTTCGCAACAGCCAGTGCCTGGCCTGTCAGTCACCCTTGGGCTACGAGCCCGAGCGAGGCCAGATGGTCACTCTGCACGCGGGCGAAGGTCCGCACAGCTGGCGAATCGACGGCGACGTCCGACGCTACCGGCGCTGCGCCAACCTGCACAGCGCCGCCGGCTGCAACTGGCTGCTGCCGCACACCAGTGCGGGCGAACTGTGCATCGCCTGCCAGCTCAACCGCACCATTCCCGACCTGTCGATACCCGGCAACGAACAGCGCTGGGCACGCCTGGAGATCGCCAAGCGGCGGCTGGTGGCGCAGTTGCTGAACCTGGGTTTGCCGCTGATCAGCAAACGCGAAGATGCCGAACGGGGCCTGGCCTTCGACTTTCTCGGCCCGGACCTGAGCGGCCAACCGCCGGTGACCGGTCATGCTCGCGGCCTGATTACCCTGAACATCGCCGAAGCCGATGACGACGTTCGCGAGCAGACGCGCATCCAGTTGCACGAGCCGTATCGCACTCTGCTCGGCCACTTCCGTCATGAAGTCGGCCATTACTATTGGGATCGGCTGATTGCCGGTACGCCCCGGCTGAACGGTTATCGCCGGCTGTTCGGTGACGAGCGCGCCGACTATGGCGCCGCCCTGCAGCGCCACTACGAGCAAGGGCCGCCAGCCGACTGGCAGGCCTCCTTCGTCAGCGCCTACGCCACAATGCACCCCTGGGAAGACTGGGCGGAAACCTGGGCCCATTACCTGCACATGATGGATACCCTGGACACCGCCCTGAGCTTCGGCATGCGCGCCGGCGACGTGGAGCTGGAGTTCCGGCCGTTCACCCGCGCCGCGCTGTCCGATCCGCATGATCCGCAGGCCGACGAGTTTTTACGCTTCATCAATGCCTGGATCGAACTGGCCGCTATGCTCAACGAGCTGGCACGCAGCATGGGCCACAAGGATCTCTATCCGTTCGTGCTCTGCCCGGCGGTGGTCGGCAAGCTGCAGTTCATTCATCAGGTCGTCGAGGCGGCCTCTCCCATCAACTGA
- a CDS encoding DUF2798 domain-containing protein yields MPDSTLSPTRTSWKLPAKLSPIAFAFFMSGIMAFLMCLVITATNRGLSDGYLSAVLEAYRLAMPVAFVCVMAVRPVVMRLVKLTVKS; encoded by the coding sequence ATGCCCGATTCCACCCTCAGTCCCACCCGCACCAGTTGGAAACTGCCGGCCAAACTTTCGCCGATTGCCTTTGCCTTCTTCATGTCCGGGATCATGGCGTTTCTCATGTGCCTGGTGATCACCGCGACCAACCGCGGCTTGAGTGATGGTTACCTGAGCGCAGTGCTGGAAGCCTATCGGCTGGCCATGCCGGTGGCGTTCGTCTGCGTGATGGCCGTTCGGCCAGTAGTGATGCGCCTGGTCAAGCTGACGGTGAAAAGCTGA
- a CDS encoding M48 family metallopeptidase, translating to MDFFEHQDRARRNTSRLVILLILAVVTLVVSTTLVIAIAWQVYQYGNYGLQSLSHELLLGVAAVVVGVVLLGWAFKASQLSAGGKVVAERLGGRLLNLKPEGLHEQRVLNVVEEMALAAGVPVPPVYLLEEPAINAFAAGLRPENAVIGITRGAVERLNRDELQGVIAHEFSHILHGDMRLNTRLVAVLHGILLLGLIGELLMRGVGHSGAARTSSRSDDKGRGNAVALVMVVGLALLVIGYAGTFFGNLIKAAVSRQREFLADASAVQYTRNPNGIAGALKKLGRGSRLEASHAAEYSHMYFGQGLALSKMMATHPPLEERIRRIDPNWKGVVLGDEVFEAPAQPTVSQQAATAGFSAAAASAAIASIGDPQPLHLEEARDSLAQIDERLRDAAHDPHGALTILYGLLLGPDDATRQQRMTWMQANLPPLLADRLLELAEPLQRLPAGRRLPLLELAIPALKQLEPQDFVSLKRDIGTLLISTGQLGFMEWALLRIVERNLGMQRPVQGRLPLAALGNESCVLLAALARAGNVSEQAAGEAFQAAWSTLPFTDRPFAEQRHAGINELNDALNRLNQMRPLQKPQLLKAMARCIEHDGRISAGEAELMRAVADTLDCPMPPLLSDRQA from the coding sequence ATGGATTTCTTCGAGCATCAGGATCGCGCCAGGCGTAACACCTCACGTCTGGTGATCCTGCTGATTCTGGCGGTGGTCACTCTGGTGGTCAGCACCACCCTGGTGATCGCCATCGCCTGGCAGGTTTATCAGTACGGCAACTACGGCCTGCAGTCGCTGAGCCACGAGCTGCTGCTCGGCGTAGCGGCGGTGGTGGTCGGCGTGGTGCTACTGGGCTGGGCGTTCAAGGCGTCGCAGCTCAGCGCCGGCGGCAAGGTGGTCGCCGAACGTCTGGGCGGCCGCCTGCTCAACCTCAAGCCCGAAGGCCTGCACGAGCAACGGGTGCTCAACGTGGTCGAGGAAATGGCCCTGGCCGCCGGCGTGCCGGTGCCGCCCGTGTACCTGCTCGAAGAGCCCGCCATCAATGCCTTCGCCGCCGGCCTGCGGCCTGAGAACGCGGTGATCGGCATCACCCGCGGCGCCGTCGAACGGCTCAACCGCGATGAACTGCAGGGCGTGATCGCCCACGAATTCAGCCACATTCTGCATGGCGACATGCGCCTCAATACCCGCCTGGTGGCTGTGCTGCACGGTATCCTGCTGCTTGGCCTGATCGGCGAGCTGCTGATGCGCGGCGTCGGCCACAGCGGCGCCGCCCGCACCTCCAGCCGCTCCGATGACAAGGGCCGCGGCAATGCTGTGGCGCTGGTCATGGTGGTCGGCCTGGCGCTACTGGTGATCGGCTACGCCGGCACCTTTTTCGGCAACCTGATCAAGGCTGCGGTCAGCCGCCAGCGCGAATTTCTCGCCGACGCCTCGGCCGTGCAGTACACCCGCAATCCCAACGGCATCGCCGGGGCGCTCAAGAAGCTCGGCCGCGGCTCACGGCTCGAAGCCAGCCACGCCGCCGAGTACAGCCATATGTATTTCGGCCAGGGCCTGGCGCTGAGCAAGATGATGGCCACCCACCCGCCGCTGGAAGAGCGCATCCGCCGCATCGATCCGAACTGGAAAGGCGTGGTACTCGGCGACGAGGTGTTCGAGGCACCTGCGCAGCCCACGGTGTCGCAACAGGCGGCTACCGCAGGCTTCAGCGCTGCCGCGGCGAGTGCCGCCATCGCCAGCATCGGCGATCCGCAACCCCTGCATTTGGAAGAAGCCCGCGACAGCCTGGCGCAGATCGATGAGCGCCTGCGCGACGCCGCTCACGACCCACACGGCGCACTGACGATTCTCTATGGCCTGCTGCTGGGCCCCGACGACGCCACCCGCCAGCAGCGCATGACCTGGATGCAGGCCAACCTGCCGCCCCTGCTGGCCGACCGCCTGCTGGAGCTGGCCGAGCCGCTGCAACGGTTGCCCGCCGGGCGTCGCCTACCGCTGCTCGAACTGGCCATTCCCGCGCTCAAGCAACTCGAGCCCCAGGACTTCGTCAGCCTAAAGCGCGACATCGGCACCCTGCTGATCAGCACCGGGCAACTTGGCTTCATGGAATGGGCGCTGCTGCGCATCGTCGAGCGCAACCTGGGCATGCAACGCCCCGTGCAGGGCCGCCTGCCGCTGGCCGCGCTGGGCAATGAAAGCTGCGTGCTGCTGGCGGCCCTGGCACGGGCCGGCAATGTCAGCGAGCAGGCCGCCGGCGAGGCCTTCCAGGCCGCCTGGAGCACCCTGCCATTCACCGACCGGCCCTTTGCCGAACAGCGCCACGCCGGGATCAACGAACTGAACGATGCACTCAACCGCCTCAACCAGATGCGCCCGTTGCAGAAGCCTCAGCTGCTAAAGGCCATGGCCCGCTGCATCGAGCACGACGGGCGCATCAGTGCAGGTGAAGCGGAATTGATGCGCGCCGTGGCCGATACCTTGGATTGCCCGATGCCGCCGCTGCTGAGTGATCGTCAGGCTTGA
- a CDS encoding bestrophin family protein has product MTNSFNRGYRYLLKTFGYVGWSLFWLLIWDIIVTVDYMLFLDRKISLPTMPLTLLGSALVVLISFRNTSAYNRWWEARTIWGALINSSRSFARQVLTLIDDKDDGNPVKAALLRRHVAYVRCLSASLRNQPCDDEVRAFVSAEEFERRGTTNNFPNDILNGSASIIASEYKAGRLDSIRLARLETTLVDVSNCQGGLERIANTPLPYPYVYFPRLFITLFCLIVPIGLVETLEWYTPLASTVVGFMLLAIERVGSDLQSPFQVSEHQIQMDALCETIEKNLESMQRDAQRERDGRLFEV; this is encoded by the coding sequence GTGACGAATTCCTTCAACCGGGGTTATCGCTACCTGCTCAAGACCTTCGGCTACGTCGGCTGGTCGCTGTTCTGGCTGCTGATCTGGGACATCATCGTCACGGTCGACTACATGCTGTTTCTCGACCGCAAGATCAGCCTGCCGACCATGCCGCTGACCCTGCTCGGCTCGGCGTTGGTGGTGCTGATCAGCTTTCGCAACACCAGCGCCTATAACCGCTGGTGGGAAGCGCGCACCATCTGGGGCGCGCTGATCAACAGCTCGCGCAGCTTCGCCCGCCAGGTACTGACCCTGATCGACGACAAGGACGACGGCAACCCGGTCAAGGCCGCGCTGCTGCGCCGCCACGTCGCCTATGTGCGCTGCCTGTCCGCCAGCCTGCGCAACCAGCCATGCGATGACGAAGTGCGCGCCTTCGTGTCCGCCGAGGAGTTCGAGCGGCGCGGCACCACCAACAATTTCCCCAACGATATCCTCAATGGCTCGGCCTCCATCATCGCCAGCGAGTACAAGGCCGGCCGCCTGGACAGCATCCGCCTGGCGCGCCTGGAAACCACCCTGGTCGATGTGTCCAACTGCCAGGGCGGCCTGGAGCGCATCGCCAATACGCCGCTGCCCTACCCCTACGTGTACTTCCCGCGGCTGTTCATCACCCTGTTCTGCTTGATCGTGCCCATCGGCCTGGTTGAGACCCTGGAGTGGTACACGCCACTGGCCTCGACCGTGGTCGGCTTCATGCTGCTGGCCATCGAGCGAGTCGGTAGCGACCTGCAGAGCCCGTTCCAGGTCAGCGAGCACCAGATCCAGATGGACGCGCTGTGCGAGACCATCGAGAAGAACCTCGAATCGATGCAGCGTGATGCCCAGCGCGAGCGCGACGGGCGCCTCTTCGAAGTCTGA